A stretch of Desulfobotulus pelophilus DNA encodes these proteins:
- a CDS encoding tetrahydrofolate dehydrogenase/cyclohydrolase catalytic domain-containing protein — protein sequence MTAKIIRGTDLREALLDEVAVDVLRMKEQYGRPPGLVTILVGENPASLSYVSLKIKTAHRVGFKEVQENLPENISENELLECIKKYNNDETIDGILVQLPLPGHINEGKVIETIDPVKDVDAFHPVNVGRLMQEGAAAPFLPCTPAGIMEMLIRSEVPVAGAEVVVVGRSNIVGKPIANLLLQKGAAANATVTVVHTGTRNIAEHCLRADILIVAAGVPNLVRPEWIKAGACVIDVGVNRVGESVSAVTGKKIALLRGDVDYDAALEVAGWITPVPGGVGPMTIAMLMKNTVKAMKLRRTS from the coding sequence ATGACGGCAAAAATTATCCGTGGGACAGACCTGCGGGAAGCACTTCTGGACGAAGTTGCGGTGGACGTATTGCGTATGAAGGAACAGTATGGGCGACCTCCGGGGCTTGTAACCATACTTGTGGGTGAAAATCCGGCGTCCCTTTCCTATGTGTCTTTGAAGATAAAAACAGCACACAGAGTCGGGTTCAAGGAAGTTCAGGAGAACTTGCCTGAAAATATATCGGAAAATGAGCTTTTGGAATGCATAAAAAAATATAATAATGATGAAACTATCGACGGTATTCTTGTTCAGTTGCCGTTACCTGGCCACATAAATGAGGGAAAGGTCATAGAGACCATCGATCCTGTAAAGGATGTGGATGCTTTTCATCCGGTGAATGTCGGCCGTTTGATGCAGGAGGGTGCTGCCGCTCCGTTTCTTCCATGTACGCCCGCAGGAATCATGGAAATGCTGATTCGATCCGAGGTCCCTGTTGCCGGAGCTGAAGTGGTTGTTGTCGGCCGTTCCAATATTGTAGGAAAACCCATTGCTAATCTGCTGCTTCAGAAAGGAGCAGCAGCTAATGCCACGGTTACGGTTGTACATACGGGAACAAGAAATATTGCTGAGCACTGTCTTCGGGCCGATATTCTTATTGTGGCAGCCGGAGTACCGAATCTGGTCCGCCCTGAATGGATCAAGGCGGGGGCCTGTGTGATTGATGTGGGTGTAAACCGGGTGGGAGAATCGGTCAGTGCTGTAACAGGGAAAAAAATAGCTTTGCTCCGTGGTGATGTGGATTATGACGCAGCTCTGGAAGTCGCCGGTTGGATAACACCGGTTCCGGGAGGTGTGGGGCCTATGACCATAGCCATGCTTATGAAAAACACTGTAAAAGCCATGAAACTTCGCAGGACGTCCTGA
- a CDS encoding HPr family phosphocarrier protein — protein MDFHGAKNNRTWYFYRELAATVRHISLGCYAQQHILNRMDFYELGDVDSFRLEGEKTLEFLNSILIRVAPVILEEAAKLEISLPGASFEPQDFPGVITSEVLEHNIDDDEDALPFQSHYIVKIASEFIKTSKDFDQFGFYEPYSYAEMLELVPDKVNEAEIRRFQVLVHNLQSSFDTYVIHGGYRFGNRRLKQLRAHFSVSFHLLQIVSRLLHYYERHLRVRGFKDSYKKVQEILCDYVDPEILLSRTVNYALYYVNHFLNSGTQLAKELLNEHVEQATITVGIPVKLGFHSRPSLMVAKIVQHYGGRVDLCVGDALFDASSVLDIQWAGGKIQKEGLQDVAFRGDIRALKDIQILASVNYGEDSMGKGIPLPRELAYLR, from the coding sequence TTGGATTTCCATGGAGCTAAAAATAATCGTACCTGGTATTTTTACCGTGAACTTGCTGCAACGGTACGCCATATAAGCTTGGGATGCTATGCTCAGCAGCATATCCTGAACCGTATGGATTTTTATGAACTCGGTGATGTGGATAGTTTTCGGCTGGAAGGAGAAAAAACCCTTGAATTTCTGAACAGCATCCTGATTCGTGTGGCTCCAGTTATTTTGGAAGAAGCAGCAAAGCTTGAAATATCCCTTCCCGGTGCTTCTTTTGAACCTCAGGATTTTCCTGGAGTCATAACTTCTGAGGTGTTGGAGCATAATATAGATGATGATGAAGATGCTCTTCCCTTTCAGAGCCATTATATTGTCAAGATTGCCAGTGAATTTATTAAAACATCGAAGGATTTTGATCAGTTCGGTTTTTACGAGCCCTATTCGTATGCGGAAATGTTGGAGTTGGTACCGGACAAGGTCAATGAGGCTGAAATTCGCCGCTTTCAGGTTCTGGTCCACAACCTTCAGTCTTCTTTTGATACTTATGTAATCCACGGAGGGTATCGTTTTGGGAACAGGCGACTGAAGCAGCTGAGGGCTCATTTTTCAGTTTCTTTCCATCTTCTTCAGATTGTGAGTCGTCTTCTGCATTATTATGAGCGCCATCTGCGGGTTCGCGGCTTCAAAGATTCGTACAAAAAAGTTCAGGAGATTTTGTGTGACTACGTAGACCCTGAAATCCTTTTGAGCAGAACTGTAAATTATGCCCTTTATTATGTGAATCATTTTTTAAATTCCGGCACGCAACTGGCCAAAGAACTTTTGAATGAACATGTGGAGCAGGCCACTATAACTGTGGGTATTCCCGTTAAGCTGGGTTTTCATAGCCGGCCCAGCCTCATGGTAGCAAAAATTGTGCAGCACTACGGTGGGCGGGTTGATTTGTGTGTGGGTGATGCTTTGTTTGACGCATCCAGTGTTCTGGATATTCAGTGGGCGGGAGGGAAGATTCAGAAGGAAGGGCTTCAGGACGTTGCATTCAGGGGAGATATCCGTGCATTGAAGGATATACAGATTCTGGCCAGTGTTAATTATGGTGAAGACAGCATGGGAAAAGGGATCCCTCTTCCGAGGGAGCTGGCTTATTTACGTTGA
- the secA gene encoding preprotein translocase subunit SecA, translating to MIARLLTRVFGSRNQRELKRIQGYVDAVNALEPEMTELEDAVLAAKTEFFRERFLSGESLESLLPEAFAVAREASRRVLGMRHFDCQLIGGVALHEGGIAEMKTGEGKTLVATLAAYLNAITGKGVHVVTVNDYLARRDADWMGKLYGFLGLSVGIVVHGMDDIQRREAYGSDITYGTNNEFGFDYLRDNMKFHSQTLAQRDLNFAIVDEVDSILIDEARTPLIISGPAEKSTELYYSVNLIMPALKEERDYLVDEKARTVSLTEEGVARVEELLKTPNIYEPANIEVLHHVNQALKAYALFKRDADYIVQDEKVIIVDEFTGRLMPGRRYSEGLHQALEAKEGVPIENENQTLASITFQNYFRMYDKLAGMTGTAETEAAEFKKIYGLDVLSIPTHKPMVRMDFPDVIYKTRNEKFKAVVEEIVQLHKKGQPVLVGTINIDISEYLSKLLAKRNVPHEVLNAKNHQKEAEIVSMAGQKGHVTIATNMAGRGTDIVLGEGVRELGGLHILGTERHESRRIDNQLRGRSGRQGDPGSSRFYLSLEDDLLRIFGGERIGKIMDRLGLEEGEPIEHGLISRAIENSQKKVEGHNFDIRKHILEYDDVMNQQREVIYRQRREALTSGSLKPSVLEMIEELSENIAYSFDYHPGHDAISWEMIKEAVERRFFFQIPAPEEDLMDNLLPEVLSGFIRDAAVRVYEDKESLIGEEEMRQLERFIVLQTVDGMWKDHLLSMDHLKDGIGLRGYAQQNPLIIYKKEGFAMFQDMIHRIKNEVVGLLFRVQIRRETELDSLPEPKQDKLVFSHGKHDEGKVPVRRSEVKVGRNDLCPCGSGKKYKKCCG from the coding sequence ATGATCGCACGTCTGTTGACCCGGGTATTTGGCAGCCGCAACCAGAGAGAGTTAAAACGAATTCAGGGGTATGTTGACGCAGTCAATGCCCTTGAGCCGGAAATGACGGAGCTGGAAGATGCCGTGCTGGCAGCAAAAACTGAATTTTTTCGTGAGCGCTTTCTTTCCGGAGAATCCCTTGAATCCCTTTTGCCGGAAGCGTTTGCTGTGGCGCGTGAAGCTTCCAGAAGAGTGCTGGGTATGCGCCACTTTGACTGTCAGCTGATCGGTGGCGTAGCCCTTCATGAAGGAGGGATTGCCGAGATGAAAACCGGTGAGGGCAAAACTCTGGTGGCAACACTAGCGGCTTATCTTAACGCCATTACCGGCAAGGGTGTTCATGTTGTTACTGTGAACGATTATCTGGCTCGCAGAGATGCGGACTGGATGGGGAAACTGTATGGGTTTTTGGGACTTTCTGTAGGAATTGTTGTTCATGGGATGGATGATATCCAGAGGAGGGAAGCCTACGGTTCCGATATTACCTATGGAACAAATAACGAGTTTGGTTTCGATTACCTTAGGGACAATATGAAGTTTCACAGCCAGACACTGGCACAGAGGGATCTCAATTTTGCCATCGTGGATGAGGTTGACAGTATTCTGATTGACGAAGCGAGAACTCCCCTGATTATTTCTGGTCCGGCAGAAAAGTCTACGGAGCTTTACTATTCCGTCAATTTGATTATGCCGGCCCTGAAGGAAGAACGGGATTATCTTGTTGATGAAAAAGCTCGGACCGTTTCTCTTACGGAAGAAGGAGTGGCAAGGGTTGAAGAACTTCTGAAAACTCCCAATATATATGAGCCTGCGAATATTGAAGTGCTGCATCATGTAAATCAGGCTCTCAAGGCCTATGCTCTGTTCAAGAGGGATGCGGATTATATTGTGCAAGATGAAAAAGTAATCATTGTTGACGAGTTTACCGGGCGTTTGATGCCGGGAAGGCGTTACAGTGAGGGCCTTCATCAGGCACTGGAGGCCAAGGAAGGAGTTCCCATTGAAAATGAAAACCAGACTCTTGCCTCCATTACTTTTCAAAATTATTTTCGTATGTATGACAAGCTTGCGGGCATGACAGGTACTGCTGAAACGGAAGCTGCAGAATTTAAGAAGATTTATGGCCTTGATGTTTTGTCTATACCCACTCATAAGCCCATGGTAAGAATGGATTTTCCGGATGTGATTTATAAGACAAGAAATGAGAAGTTCAAGGCCGTTGTTGAGGAAATTGTGCAGCTTCATAAAAAGGGGCAGCCTGTTTTGGTGGGGACCATCAATATTGATATCTCCGAATACCTGAGCAAGCTTCTGGCAAAACGAAATGTTCCTCATGAGGTTCTCAATGCGAAAAATCATCAGAAGGAAGCCGAAATTGTGTCTATGGCCGGGCAGAAAGGTCACGTAACCATAGCAACCAACATGGCTGGCAGGGGTACGGATATTGTGTTGGGAGAAGGCGTTCGCGAACTGGGCGGGCTTCATATACTTGGGACCGAACGCCACGAATCCCGGCGTATAGACAATCAGCTACGAGGTCGTTCCGGACGGCAGGGCGATCCAGGCTCTTCCCGTTTTTACCTTTCCCTTGAAGATGATCTGTTGAGGATTTTTGGTGGAGAACGTATAGGAAAGATCATGGATCGTCTCGGGCTTGAAGAAGGAGAGCCCATCGAGCACGGCTTGATCTCCAGAGCCATTGAAAATTCACAGAAAAAAGTTGAAGGCCACAACTTTGACATTCGCAAGCATATTCTTGAATATGATGATGTGATGAACCAGCAGCGGGAGGTGATTTACCGCCAGCGCAGAGAAGCCCTGACCAGTGGGTCTCTAAAACCATCTGTTCTTGAGATGATTGAAGAACTTTCTGAAAACATAGCCTATTCTTTTGATTATCATCCAGGACATGATGCCATTTCATGGGAGATGATCAAAGAGGCTGTGGAACGCCGGTTCTTTTTTCAGATACCGGCACCTGAGGAAGATTTGATGGATAATCTTCTGCCTGAAGTTCTGTCGGGTTTCATACGGGATGCTGCGGTCAGAGTCTATGAGGATAAAGAGTCTCTGATCGGAGAGGAGGAGATGCGCCAGCTGGAACGGTTTATTGTACTGCAGACCGTTGATGGCATGTGGAAAGATCATCTTCTGAGCATGGATCATTTGAAAGATGGCATTGGTCTGCGTGGCTATGCTCAGCAAAACCCTCTTATTATATATAAAAAAGAGGGTTTTGCTATGTTTCAGGATATGATCCATCGGATTAAAAATGAGGTTGTGGGCCTTCTTTTCCGTGTGCAGATTCGAAGGGAAACAGAGCTTGACTCGTTACCGGAACCCAAACAGGATAAACTGGTTTTTTCCCATGGTAAGCATGATGAGGGTAAGGTTCCTGTGAGGCGTTCGGAAGTCAAGGTGGGAAGAAATGATCTTTGTCCTTGCGGCAGTGGGAAAAAGTATAAAAAGTGTTGTGGATGA
- a CDS encoding sodium:solute symporter family protein produces MLIKTLVVIVYFAVILWAGIAGLRRTRSFADYFLGGGNIGPWMSAFTYATAYFSAVLFIGFAGSVGWNFGLSGLWIALGNALIGVMGVWVIMGRAIKKMSLTYGVHTMAEFFEKRYNSPGLKLFAAFAIFVFFIPYTSAVFMGLSYLFRSNFGMDYGLALGIMGSMTALYMILGGYRSMALVDVFFGMIMVGGVLMLLGFTLHKGGGVVNIVYDLQAINPELSSLVGPPGWWPLFCLVFLTSVAPFAMPQLVQKFYAIKDNRAIRIGTVASTLFALMISGIAYFIGSTTRLFLSPDATPGAFRDGFPLFDALMPELLANVVPASLSVLILLLVLSASMSTLAALVLISSSAMVKDFYAGFVRKDASDLQLTVLMRYASFFFILLSVLLAYARPSSIVMILGISWGAIGSAFLGPFIWGLFSEKTTKLSALVSGFGGLFTCLLLYFLGKSSPEAGTLGMLTSLILAPLVTWITVWANKFVAVRG; encoded by the coding sequence ATGCTGATTAAAACCCTTGTTGTAATTGTTTATTTTGCAGTGATCCTCTGGGCGGGTATTGCGGGACTACGCCGAACCCGGTCTTTTGCGGACTATTTCCTGGGAGGAGGGAATATAGGCCCTTGGATGAGTGCCTTTACCTATGCTACCGCTTATTTTTCCGCCGTACTTTTCATTGGTTTCGCCGGGAGTGTAGGGTGGAATTTTGGTTTGTCCGGACTGTGGATTGCTCTTGGTAATGCCCTGATAGGTGTCATGGGTGTATGGGTGATTATGGGAAGGGCCATTAAAAAAATGTCCCTCACCTATGGCGTGCACACCATGGCTGAGTTTTTTGAGAAGCGATATAACAGCCCGGGTTTAAAACTTTTTGCAGCGTTTGCAATTTTTGTTTTTTTTATTCCCTATACCAGCGCAGTTTTTATGGGGCTTTCCTATCTTTTTCGTTCAAATTTTGGCATGGATTACGGCTTGGCCTTGGGTATTATGGGTAGTATGACAGCGCTTTATATGATTCTTGGCGGTTACCGATCTATGGCATTGGTGGATGTTTTTTTTGGTATGATCATGGTTGGTGGTGTTCTCATGTTGCTGGGCTTTACCCTCCACAAAGGGGGTGGGGTTGTCAATATTGTTTATGATCTGCAGGCAATTAATCCAGAACTCAGCTCTTTAGTCGGTCCTCCAGGCTGGTGGCCGCTTTTTTGTCTGGTTTTTCTTACTAGTGTGGCTCCCTTTGCGATGCCACAACTGGTGCAGAAATTTTATGCGATAAAAGACAACAGGGCTATTCGCATCGGTACGGTTGCCTCTACGCTTTTTGCCCTGATGATCAGCGGAATCGCCTATTTTATAGGCTCCACAACCCGGCTCTTTCTTTCCCCGGATGCAACGCCCGGAGCCTTTCGGGATGGATTCCCTCTTTTTGACGCCCTTATGCCAGAACTGCTAGCAAATGTGGTACCGGCTTCACTTTCAGTTCTTATTCTGCTTCTGGTTCTTTCGGCATCCATGTCAACTCTTGCGGCTCTTGTGCTCATTTCCAGTTCGGCGATGGTGAAGGATTTCTATGCGGGTTTTGTACGGAAAGATGCTTCAGATCTGCAGCTGACCGTACTGATGCGCTATGCAAGTTTCTTTTTTATTCTGCTTTCCGTGCTCCTTGCCTATGCACGACCTTCATCTATTGTGATGATTCTGGGTATTTCCTGGGGCGCCATAGGATCCGCTTTTTTGGGGCCTTTTATATGGGGGCTGTTCTCTGAAAAAACCACCAAACTGTCCGCACTGGTGTCAGGTTTTGGTGGTCTCTTTACCTGTCTTCTGTTGTATTTTTTGGGAAAAAGTTCACCAGAGGCTGGCACTCTGGGTATGTTGACATCACTGATACTCGCTCCTTTGGTAACATGGATTACTGTTTGGGCTAATAAATTCGTAGCGGTGCGAGGGTAG
- a CDS encoding M23 family metallopeptidase encodes MNQKMTFYIMSHSGTRIRELTFPKAFVYLVFLFVLFFISLFAWVMYDYSRLAARAAEVPFLQSELTVSEESLSIQRDQLQVFAKELNLLKNRILTLSEFEQKIRTIANLQATEGGEGIFGLGGPHVEDLDTRLELSDTHASLIREMHDRVVHLDSGSSERIDSFEALLQSLEDQRNLLAVTPAIRPADGWVTSSFGYRTSPFTGKREFHSGLDIANRMGTPILATADGIISFSGERGAIGIVVNIDHGHGLVTRYGHLKKSLVKTGQRVKRGEVIAKMGNTGRSTGPHVHYEVRLNGVPVNPGKYILD; translated from the coding sequence ATGAATCAAAAGATGACCTTCTACATAATGAGTCATTCGGGAACCAGAATTCGTGAACTTACGTTCCCTAAGGCCTTTGTTTACCTGGTATTTTTATTCGTTTTGTTCTTTATATCGCTCTTTGCATGGGTTATGTATGATTACAGTCGTCTTGCCGCACGTGCAGCAGAGGTACCCTTTCTTCAGTCGGAACTGACGGTGAGCGAAGAGAGTCTGTCCATACAGAGGGATCAGCTTCAGGTTTTTGCAAAGGAACTGAATCTGTTAAAAAACCGGATTCTAACCCTGTCTGAATTTGAACAGAAAATTAGAACTATTGCAAACTTGCAGGCAACGGAAGGTGGCGAGGGTATTTTCGGGCTCGGAGGGCCTCATGTGGAAGATCTGGATACACGGCTTGAACTATCCGATACCCATGCCAGTCTTATCCGGGAGATGCACGATCGTGTGGTGCATCTCGACAGTGGTTCTTCTGAACGGATCGACAGTTTTGAAGCCCTGCTCCAATCTCTTGAGGACCAGCGAAATCTTCTGGCTGTTACTCCCGCAATTCGACCTGCAGATGGGTGGGTTACTTCGAGTTTCGGTTACCGAACTTCTCCATTTACTGGAAAGCGGGAGTTTCACAGTGGACTGGACATTGCCAATCGTATGGGGACCCCCATACTCGCAACGGCAGATGGCATTATAAGTTTTTCAGGTGAGCGGGGTGCCATTGGTATAGTGGTGAATATTGATCATGGTCATGGTCTTGTTACCCGGTATGGTCATTTGAAGAAATCCCTGGTTAAAACGGGTCAGAGAGTAAAAAGGGGTGAGGTTATAGCAAAAATGGGTAATACAGGTCGCAGTACAGGGCCTCATGTCCACTATGAGGTTCGCCTGAATGGCGTTCCCGTTAATCCAGGCAAGTATATTCTTGATTGA
- the ispD gene encoding 2-C-methyl-D-erythritol 4-phosphate cytidylyltransferase — protein sequence MSVVAVVVAGGSGVRMGGSVRKQYLLLGGMPLMGHCLRTLDESSEVESMVLVVPEEDMEDIQVRILPKFGLKKKLVLAKGGASRQASVFSGLASVDPKASYILVHDAVRPFLEPHHIRDGLDAAKKYGAASLSTEIVDTLRSKFPHSGSAGPDRDSLLAVQTPQIFRSDLLRRAHEHSLATGCMETDDAGLVAALGYPVVYIQGSRTNLKVTSPEDRILAEALYRVIQGN from the coding sequence GTGTCTGTGGTAGCTGTTGTGGTGGCCGGAGGTTCGGGTGTCCGTATGGGAGGGTCTGTCCGTAAGCAGTATCTTTTATTGGGAGGAATGCCGCTTATGGGGCATTGTCTACGGACTTTGGATGAGAGTTCGGAAGTCGAAAGTATGGTGCTTGTCGTTCCTGAAGAGGATATGGAAGATATCCAAGTACGGATTTTACCGAAATTTGGGCTGAAGAAAAAGCTTGTGCTGGCCAAGGGAGGGGCGAGCAGGCAGGCATCGGTTTTTTCGGGTTTGGCCTCTGTCGATCCCAAGGCTTCTTATATACTGGTACATGATGCGGTTCGCCCATTTCTAGAGCCGCATCATATTCGTGATGGATTGGATGCAGCCAAAAAATACGGTGCCGCATCTCTGTCTACAGAGATTGTTGACACGCTGCGCAGCAAGTTTCCACATTCTGGCTCTGCTGGGCCAGACAGGGATAGTCTTTTAGCTGTGCAAACTCCGCAGATTTTCAGAAGCGATCTTCTTCGAAGAGCCCATGAGCACTCATTGGCTACGGGGTGTATGGAAACAGATGATGCAGGGCTCGTTGCAGCCTTGGGGTACCCTGTTGTTTATATTCAGGGTAGTCGGACCAACCTTAAAGTAACAAGCCCTGAAGACCGTATACTTGCCGAGGCTTTGTACCGGGTCATACAGGGCAACTGA
- the argC gene encoding N-acetyl-gamma-glutamyl-phosphate reductase — MIRASVVGATGYAGAELVRILSGHPEVRLSMLTSHQYAGQLFSDVFPAFFQRVALPLEEFDTRKLAECSDVVFMALPHSMPMTMVPELLQGGCRVVDLSADFRFSDPFAYEVAYEPHRAPELCRHAVYGLSEIFREKITGASLVGNPGCYPTCILLPLLPLATPGWLDLSRVICDAKSGVSGAGRGVSLATHFCEIAQAFKAYKVGEHRHRPEIVNVLEMVTGEKSRLTFVPHLVPAIRGMLATTYVSLREEKSEAELRERLRDAYRGNDFIRILPENSFPDLSHVRGTNCCDIGLRVDRESGMLILISAIDNLVKGAAGQAVQNMNIMWRLEETMGLGALPPVV; from the coding sequence ATGATCCGAGCTTCTGTTGTCGGTGCAACAGGATATGCTGGTGCCGAGCTGGTGCGCATCCTGAGTGGTCATCCTGAAGTACGTCTGTCCATGCTTACCTCCCATCAGTATGCCGGGCAGTTGTTCTCTGACGTTTTTCCGGCGTTCTTTCAACGTGTTGCTTTGCCCCTTGAAGAGTTCGATACCCGAAAACTTGCGGAGTGTTCTGATGTGGTTTTTATGGCTTTACCCCACAGCATGCCTATGACTATGGTTCCGGAGCTTCTGCAAGGGGGGTGCAGAGTGGTGGATCTCTCTGCTGATTTTCGTTTTTCAGACCCCTTTGCTTATGAAGTTGCCTATGAACCTCACCGTGCTCCTGAGCTATGTCGCCATGCGGTTTACGGATTGAGTGAGATTTTTAGGGAAAAAATTACCGGTGCGTCGCTTGTTGGAAATCCAGGCTGCTATCCAACCTGTATTCTTTTGCCCCTTCTTCCCCTTGCAACGCCTGGCTGGCTGGATCTTTCCCGTGTTATATGTGATGCAAAGTCGGGAGTGAGTGGTGCAGGAAGAGGGGTTTCACTTGCAACCCACTTCTGTGAGATCGCGCAGGCTTTTAAGGCCTATAAGGTGGGAGAGCACAGGCATCGGCCGGAAATCGTTAATGTGCTGGAAATGGTTACCGGTGAAAAATCCAGGCTTACTTTTGTGCCTCATCTCGTACCGGCCATCCGGGGAATGCTTGCCACAACCTATGTGTCGCTACGAGAAGAAAAAAGCGAGGCGGAGCTGAGGGAAAGGTTGCGAGATGCCTACCGGGGCAATGATTTTATCCGGATTCTTCCGGAAAATAGTTTCCCTGACCTCTCTCATGTCCGGGGTACGAACTGTTGTGATATTGGCCTGAGGGTCGATCGGGAAAGCGGCATGCTCATACTGATTTCAGCCATCGACAATCTTGTCAAGGGGGCTGCCGGTCAAGCGGTGCAGAATATGAACATCATGTGGAGGCTGGAAGAGACGATGGGTTTAGGAGCTCTCCCGCCTGTGGTGTGA
- the clpS gene encoding ATP-dependent Clp protease adapter ClpS, giving the protein MVGPGTEFEQSLEELIKGAEETKEPSLYKVLLHNDDYTTMDFVVEVLVTIFHKSLEDATQIMLSVHRRGVGLCGIYPYDVAESKVDAVTLHARSHGFPLRTTMEKES; this is encoded by the coding sequence ATGGTGGGGCCTGGTACGGAATTCGAGCAGTCACTGGAGGAGCTTATAAAGGGCGCAGAGGAAACCAAAGAGCCGTCCCTTTATAAAGTTTTGTTGCATAACGATGATTATACCACTATGGACTTTGTCGTTGAGGTGCTGGTGACTATTTTTCATAAGTCGCTGGAGGACGCCACGCAGATAATGCTGAGTGTCCATCGGAGAGGGGTGGGGTTGTGTGGTATTTACCCCTATGATGTTGCCGAAAGTAAGGTGGATGCCGTTACCCTGCATGCCAGGAGTCATGGTTTTCCCCTCAGGACAACGATGGAGAAGGAATCATGA